Proteins encoded within one genomic window of Gambusia affinis linkage group LG23, SWU_Gaff_1.0, whole genome shotgun sequence:
- the orc5 gene encoding origin recognition complex subunit 5, with protein MAGVLEHPGYDGEKLRRASKQLPCREVQAGMLLSLMGEPQQFCYPSLFIYGHRASGKSHVVNVLMKELELPHVTVSCVECVSVALLFEQVLVSFFGCDAASLLPRSPSLSDFVRIYKQQTSKFPSQQTRYIVMEQAELLRDANVNLLPALLRLQELVEDNVSVILLSEIVWDKFRPNSGCFEPLLLHFPDYSKAELLHILSAHRHPSHSAEFYSSYINILLGVFYTVCRDLRELQHLAALNFSKFCEPVAAGKVKETETHKLWKNIEPHLKKAMQTVYLREVSSLQWEQMDEHETGALRGLSAHTHVELPYYSKFLLIAAYLASYNPARTDKRFFVKHHGKIKKTNFLKKNEKTSNHLLGPKPFPLDRLLAIFYSVVDSRVAPTASIFSQISSLVTLQLLTLVSHDDQLDSPKYKCAVSLDFISAISRTVNFDIVKYLYDFL; from the exons ATGGCAGGGGTGTTGGAGCACCCGGGGTATGATGGAGAGAAGCTGCGGAGAGCGTCGAAGCAGCTGCCCTGCCGGGAGGTCCAGGCTGGGATGCTGCTGTCGCTCATGGGGGAG CCGCAGCAATTCTGCTACCCCTCACTCTTCATCTACGGTCATCGAGCATCAGGAAAAAGTCATGTGGTGAACGTTTTAATGAAGGAACTGGAG CTTCCTCATGTCACTGTCAGCTGTGTGGAATGCGTCTCCGTTGCGCTGCTGTTTGAACAAGTGCTGGTGTCTTTCTTCGGTTGCGACGCTGCATCGCTGCTCCCCCGCAGTCCTTCCCTCTCGGACTTCGTTCGCATTTACAAACAGCAAACCTCCAAGTTTCCCAGCCAGCAGACGCGATACATC GTAATGGAGCAAGCTGAACTTCTGAGAGACGCCAACGTCAATCTTCTCCCTGCTCTCCTCCGCCTGCAAGAGCTG GTGGAGGACAACGTCAGCGTCATCCTGCTGAGCGAAATCGTTTGGGACAAGTTCAGACCAAACTCCGGCTGCTTCgagcctctgctgctccacttCCCCGACTACAGTAAAG CTGAGCTGCTGCACATCTTATCTGCACACAGACATCCTTCACATTCAGCAGAGTTTTACTCCTCCTACATCAACATCCTGCTGGGAGTTTTTTACACCGTCTGCCGGGACCTCAGAGAGCTGCAACACCTG GCGGCGCTCAACTTCTCAAAGTTCTGTGAACCAGTCGCAGCGGGGAAag TAAAAGAGACGGAAACACACAAGCTGTGGAAAAACATCGAGCCTCATCTGAAGAAAGCCATGCAGACAGTTTACCTTCGAGAGGTTTCCAG tcTTCAGTGGGAGCAAATGGATGAACACGAGACCGGAGCCCTGAGAG GTTTATCAGCTCACACTCATGTTGAGCTTCCATATTACTCCAAGTTCCTGCTAATCGCCGCCTATCTGGCCTCCTACAACCCCGCCCGCACAGACAAACGCTTCTTCGTTAAg CATCAcggaaaaataaagaaaacaaacttcttgaagaaaaatgaaaag ACCAGTAACCACCTTCTGGGGCCGAAGCCTTTCCCTCTGGACCGCTTGCTGGCCATTTTCTACAGCGTGGTGGACAGCCGGGTCGCTCCGACCGCCAGCATCTTCTCCCAG atCTCGTCTCTGGTGACGCTGCAGCTGCTGACTCTGGTCAGCCACGACGACCAGCTCGATTCTCCAAAGTACAAATGCGCCGTTTCCCTGGACTTCATCTCTGCCatctccag GACGGTGAACTTTGATATTGTGAAGTATCTGTATGATTTCCTGTGA
- the guca1a gene encoding guanylyl cyclase-activating protein 1: MGNSNGCTVDDLQAVEMHLWYKKFMTECPSGQLTLHEFKQFFGLKGLDPEANAYIEQMFRTFDMNKDGYIDFMEYVAALSLVMRGKMEHKLRWYFKLYDVDGNGCIDRYELLNIIRAIRAINGNDNQETTAEEFTNKVFDRIDINGDGELSLEEFVEGARSDEDFMEVMMKSLDLRHIMAMIHNRRHSV, translated from the exons ATGGGCAACTCAAACGGATGCACCGTGGACGACCTGCAGGCCGTGGAGATGCACCTGTGGTACAAGAAGTTCATGACGGAGTGTCCGTCCGGCCAGCTCACTCTGCACGAGTTCAAGCAGTTCTTCGGGCTGAAGGGATTGGACCCGGAGGCCAACGCCTACATAGAGCAGATGTTCCGGACGTTTGACATGAACAAG GATGGCTACATAGATTTCATGGAGTATGTGGCGGCTCTGAGTCTGGTGATGAGGGGAAAGATGGAGCACAAGCTTCGCTGGTACTTCAAACTCTACGACGTTGACGGAAACGGCTGCATCGACCGCTACGAACTCCTGAACATCATCAGG GCAATCCGGGCGATCAATGGAAACGACAATCAGGAAACAACCGCAGAGGAATTCACCAACAAAGTCTTTGATAGGATTGACATCAACGGAGATG GTGAGCTGTCTTTGGAGGAGTTCGTGGAAGGCGCTCGCAGTGACGAAGATTTCATGGAGGTGATGATGAAGAGTTTGGACCTTCGTCACATCATGGCGATGATCCACAACAGGAGGCACAGCGTTTAG